The following proteins come from a genomic window of Pseudomonas sp. MAG733B:
- a CDS encoding OprD family porin: MRVMKWSMIALAVAAGTSQFAMASSQDESKGFIDDSSLKLKTRFEYMNRDFKNGADNGTSGTAGYRQDSGLSQLLTYESGFTQGTIGFGLDAMAMGSVKLDGGSGHRGNGLFANDSDGNPEKSQGKVGGAVKLRLSDTVLKYGQQFVASPVFATDDSRLLPEVATGTLITSKEIKGLELSAGRFTALSKQTGMARDSIGGLTDEDGNHGKGLSNGINIFGASYAFTDNFTGAIAASDAEDYFKKYYINLNYTLPISDDQSLNFDLNGYKTKGDDRGDLVDAIGDGTLGVDNNLWSLAAAYSLGAHKFTLAYQQSSGDNAYYYGVDGNSTIFVSNSIQISDFVGREEKSYQARYDLNMATYGVPGLSFMTRYVMGNNIETNGLGEGKENEWNVESKYVLQEGPAKDLSFRVRFANYRANGAYQNYSSDNYDTRVIIEYPLSIL, from the coding sequence ATGCGCGTGATGAAGTGGAGCATGATCGCACTGGCTGTTGCAGCAGGCACCTCGCAGTTCGCAATGGCGTCCTCGCAGGACGAATCCAAGGGTTTCATCGATGATTCGAGCCTGAAACTCAAAACCCGTTTTGAGTACATGAACCGCGATTTCAAGAACGGTGCAGACAACGGTACTTCCGGTACTGCTGGCTATCGTCAGGATTCCGGTCTGAGCCAGTTGCTCACCTACGAGTCGGGCTTCACTCAAGGCACCATCGGTTTCGGTCTCGACGCCATGGCAATGGGTTCGGTCAAACTGGACGGCGGCTCGGGCCACCGCGGTAACGGCCTGTTCGCCAACGACAGCGACGGCAACCCAGAGAAATCCCAGGGCAAGGTAGGCGGTGCAGTTAAACTGCGTCTGTCCGACACCGTCCTGAAATACGGCCAACAATTCGTTGCCAGCCCAGTATTCGCTACCGATGACAGCCGTCTGCTGCCAGAAGTTGCAACCGGTACCCTGATCACTTCCAAAGAGATCAAAGGCCTGGAACTGAGCGCCGGTCGTTTCACCGCGCTGAGCAAGCAAACCGGTATGGCCCGTGACAGCATCGGCGGTCTGACCGACGAAGACGGCAACCACGGCAAAGGCCTGAGCAACGGCATCAACATCTTCGGTGCCAGCTACGCCTTCACCGACAACTTCACCGGTGCCATCGCTGCGTCGGATGCTGAAGACTACTTCAAAAAGTACTACATCAACCTGAACTACACCCTGCCGATCTCTGATGATCAGTCCCTGAACTTCGACCTGAACGGTTACAAAACCAAAGGCGATGATCGTGGCGACCTGGTCGACGCAATCGGCGACGGCACCCTGGGTGTGGACAACAACCTGTGGTCCCTGGCAGCTGCTTACAGCCTCGGCGCTCACAAGTTCACCCTGGCTTACCAGCAGTCCAGCGGCGACAACGCTTACTACTACGGCGTTGACGGTAACAGCACCATCTTCGTATCCAACTCCATTCAGATCTCCGACTTCGTGGGCCGCGAGGAGAAATCCTACCAAGCTCGCTACGACCTGAACATGGCTACCTACGGCGTACCTGGTCTGAGCTTCATGACCCGTTACGTAATGGGTAACAACATCGAGACCAACGGTCTGGGTGAAGGTAAGGAAAACGAGTGGAACGTCGAGTCCAAGTACGTCCTGCAGGAAGGTCCAGCCAAAGACCTGTCGTTCCGTGTGCGTTTCGCCAACTACCGTGCAAACGGCGCATACCAGAACTACTCGTCTGACAACTACGACACCCGTGTAATCATCGAGTACCCGCTGAGCATCCTGTAA
- a CDS encoding HIT domain-containing protein, giving the protein MFALDPRLQQDTLPIGDFPLCRLLLSNDSNYPWFILVPRRDDISEIFQLDVADQLQLWKETTLLSELLKDSFDADKLNVAALGNVVSQLHMHVIVRKREDAAWPAPVWGKHPAKPYSAEQVAAIRERLHLVLTDDFTFVEG; this is encoded by the coding sequence GTGTTCGCTTTAGATCCACGACTTCAACAAGACACGCTACCGATCGGTGATTTCCCGCTGTGCCGGTTGCTGTTGTCCAACGATTCGAACTATCCCTGGTTCATCCTGGTGCCTCGTCGCGACGATATCAGTGAGATATTTCAGTTGGATGTCGCCGATCAACTGCAACTCTGGAAGGAAACGACCCTTTTGTCGGAGTTGCTCAAGGACTCATTCGACGCTGACAAGTTGAATGTCGCGGCGTTGGGTAATGTAGTCAGTCAGTTGCACATGCATGTGATCGTGCGTAAACGAGAGGACGCCGCCTGGCCCGCTCCGGTTTGGGGTAAACATCCGGCCAAGCCTTACAGCGCAGAGCAGGTCGCGGCGATTCGCGAGCGGTTGCACTTGGTGTTGACCGACGATTTCACGTTCGTGGAGGGCTGA